The following is a genomic window from Solanum lycopersicum chromosome 6, SLM_r2.1.
ATCTACTGCGCTCTCTGGCAGGTATACTCTGAACCAGCAGTGGCTCAAGCATATTAGTGgcctaaaacaaaaataaaacaagctttaaatttgaattgttaataactttaatatagttgatttcttttagtttttaattaataatataaccattcttatttttcatgagatataATACTCCAAATATGTCATATTTCTTCTAATCTGAATTCTGAATTCTTATAAACATCAACTTGTACTATTATGGATTAATACTTATTTatacgtataaaataaaattttgattatggTTACTAAGTTCTACCTTACCCGAACCTGTAACTTTCTCTCTAGCTCTGTCCTTGATCAGTTCGAGTTAATTactttcaatttgttttttttttaaatctaattaTGTTATGTGCAGGAATGTGGTGCACACGTCAGTGTATGACAAGAATATAGAGGAATATGTGTCATCGTGGGTACCTGATGAAATAATCGAGGTAGAATCGGACAAATACAAGTACTGGACTCCTCATCCCCAAACAGGGGTGTTTGGGCCAGCTACTGATCACATTATAAAATATGGTTCTCAATTCTCCACGGTAGATTCTGTGTTGGAACAAAAGACATTTTTTCGTGATTTCGAGGATCTGGAGAAGCCTAGTTATCCTTAAGTTTCAGAAAACATCACAACAGAAAATACTACTAGCAGGGAAGGTGAAAGAGGTGTTTCGTTTGTTGTGTTCTATGAATATGTGATATGTTTAGTTAATTAATGGAAGTATAATATGGAGTATGTATAGAATAAAACTAGCTACTCTGTGTGGGCTGCTTTTAAATGGTCATATGGTGCAATACATACGATCAAACTTCTCTGTAATATCGTTTGTTtgtccaaattaaaaaaaaaagttagtatTGTATAGAGAATATGTAATAGAACATAAGATTAAAAGTTGGTTCCAAGAAGCTATATTGTTACAatgaaatctatatatataataaatctaAATCAAGAATTGCTGATGTGGCAATGCCTCTAAGGgctgaattttttatttatttattgcagattttttgtgtaaagttttttttcattttaaaatataaaatattattaaatatttttataaaatatgaaagcATAGTATATAATCACTCCCTCATTAAATCATACATAAAAGCTTCAGTTATCAAATTCTtaccttaaaaatatttttcttaattttaaaatttaagaaaatttattctttacacttaattagagaatttgaaaagttttttaaCATTAACTTTTGAATACTATATAAACCATACCATTAGATTGCTACATGTTGGACATGAGATTGTTTATAAAAGATGAAAGTCGGATGAATATGATGGTGTCGAGATAGCCATGGATTTCTGCGCTGCTGATCGAAGAAGACGACTGAATATGGAGTTTGAAAACCTCTGAAGCTTTTTCCATTCTTTTGcatttgttt
Proteins encoded in this region:
- the LOC101260734 gene encoding late embryogenesis abundant protein At5g17165, with the protein product MATNLQKRGLVSLGKRFVNQITYSTSRNSANSSSTALSGRNVVHTSVYDKNIEEYVSSWVPDEIIEVESDKYKYWTPHPQTGVFGPATDHIIKYGSQFSTVDSVLEQKTFFRDFEDLEKPSYP